Proteins encoded by one window of Vitis vinifera cultivar Pinot Noir 40024 chromosome 10, ASM3070453v1:
- the LOC104880483 gene encoding uncharacterized protein LOC104880483 has protein sequence MPKEEDQHPHNNDVFLDLELDHLGSDGAALSPTPSQLSALGGTAFPNQTQKLQNEWEPATPALGTKLKVFGAFFNPIPFRPVKTLDFQKHEFFLKHLGLWDFIHLDYDFELRADLLQQLALNFDPKAGFSTVDRISIEISRMAIAGALKLPVRQVEIDTPLEVRDLESIGFVEEFVMNWILLHEDAWMMPEEVLEWMGFIREGKLHEVDWAGLMWFMVNRELLQVREAGNCYYASHLHCLIEFQRPGFFEERAMVEGNGKGEQGMDYAKAIQLDDDDDDEQDVVDVKMIRLDDDDDGDSDDNGDRYSDNDHDAFNVDDNIGGLEDQNNGLQLELGKIESGEVGGVDVMNLQECKEVEPEYWPFNGRTGSGEHSLQQCNRNEICRMGFQSERKAEVGKENYDISMKCGPIEGFASGNWDKKFIATKNLHCNPPIYIPDHSTEEPIASRTDTCANVGNLFMFNNSLKRQFEHGDGIDHLCLNYHNKRMRNDDSSDPNLQDFDFCMKQIQTWMDKARMAYVAREQACRTAKTNEQVLLKTLEQQESMIKHLERTKHEDNHKREVEVYHLTRELHFMRNLVDGYKSALKKTQRLFSEYRECCPQPEEPLYRDVVRTGGVVLSNAELGNQAS, from the coding sequence ATGCCGAAAGAAGAAGACCAACATCCCCACAACAATGATGTTTTTTTAGACCTCGAGCTCGATCACCTCGGATCCGATGGTGCGGCTCTCTCTCCGACACCCTCTCAACTCTCTGCGCTCGGTGGGACTGCTTTTCCCAATCAAACTCAGAAACTCCAGAATGAATGGGAGCCAGCGACTCCGGCTCTGGGGACGAAGCTTAAGGTTTTCGGCGCATTCTTCAACCCGATTCCTTTTCGTCCTGTTAAAACATTAGATTTTCAgaaacatgaattttttttgaagCATTTAGGGTTATGGGATTTTATTCATCTTGATTATGATTTTGAACTCCGAGCCGATCTTCTCCAACAATTGGCGTTGAATTTCGATCCTAAGGCTGGTTTTAGCACAGTGGATAGGATTTCAATTGAGATTAGCCGCATGGCTATTGCCGGTGCACTGAAATTACCGGTACGGCAGGTTGAGATTGATACTCCACTGGAAGTTAGGGATTTGGAATCGATTGGGTTTGTTGAGGAGTTTGTGATGAATTGGATTCTTTTACATGAGGATGCGTGGATGATGCCAGAGGAAGTTTTGGAGTGGATGGGGTTTATCAGAGAAGGGAAGTTACATGAGGTGGATTGGGCTGGGTTAATGTGGTTTATGGTGAATAGGGAATTATTGCAGGTGCGGGAGGCGGGAAATTGTTATTATGCTTCACATTTGCATTGTTTGATCGAGTTTCAGAGGCCAGGGTTCTTTGAGGAAAGGGCTATGGTGGAAGGTAATGGGAAGGGGGAACAGGGTATGGATTATGCCAAGGCGATCCAattggatgatgatgatgatgatgaacagGATGTGGTTGATGTGAAGATGATCAGattggatgatgatgatgatggtgacaGCGATGATAATGGTGATAGGTATAGTGATAACGACCATGATGCTTTTAACGTTGATGATAACATTGGAGGACTGGAGGATCAAAACAATGGTTTGCAGTTGGAGTTGGGAAAGATCGAAAGTGGAGAGGTTGGGGGTGTGGATGTTATGAATCTTCAGGAATGCAAGGAAGTGGAACCTGAATATTGGCCTTTCAATGGAAGGACTGGTTCTGGAGAGCATTCTTTGCAGCAGTGCAATCGAAATGAAATCTGCAGAATGGGTTTTCAGTCCGAAAGGAAAGCAGAAGTGGggaaagaaaattatgatatttccATGAAATGTGGTCCGATTGAGGGGTTTGCTTCTGGAAATTGGGACAAAAAATTTATTGCGACAAAAAATTTACATTGTAATCCACCTATATATATTCCTGACCACTCTACTGAGGAACCTATTGCATCAAGGACTGATACCTGTGCGAATGTTGGTAACCTGTTTATGTTTAATAATTCATTGAAGAGGCAGTTTGAGCATGGGGATGGGATTGATCATCTCTGTCTCAATTACCACAAtaagagaatgagaaatgaTGATTCTTCAGACCCAAATTTAcaggattttgatttttgtatgAAACAGATACAGACTTGGATGGATAAAGCTAGAATGGCATATGTTGCTAGAGAGCAGGCGTGCAGAACTGCTAAAACTAATGAGCAAGTCTTACTCAAAACATTGGAGCAGCAGGAAAGCATGATCAAACACTTAGAAAGAACAAAGCATGAAGACAATCACAAAAGAGAAGTGGAAGTATATCATCTTACACGTGAACTTCATTTTATGAGGAATCTGGTGGATGGTTATAAGAGTGCTTTGAAGAAAACTCAGAGACTATTTTCCGAGTATAGAGAATGTTGTCCACAGCCCGAGGAACCACTTTACAGGGATGTTGTGAGGACTGGAGGTGTTGTTCTTAGTAATGCTGAATTGGGAAACCAGGCCTCATAg
- the LOC100260637 gene encoding glutamate receptor 2.7 — translation MNVPSNSVNTAPKSRFPCSLFIVFLLILSHAYIIAADYKPTNIGAIVDASSRKGKEEKTAMEIAISRFNRDSKNLQLFLHFGNSTGEPIQAAFTAQELIKEKEVGVIVGTDTWQEAALVADVGNRAQVPVLSLAASTITPPLRQIRWPFLTQMGSNVSEQIRCISAIVGSYHWQRVIVVYEDDAHGGDSGMLAPLSEALQYFSTEIEYTVVLPPISSLSDPKEAINEELMKLLSIQSRVFIVLKSSPLMATHLFQEARRMGFMARESAWIITDTISSFLDSIDTSAISYIEGALGIKTYYSKTSRPFLEFSAQFQKMFENEYPEEDNTKPGIHALRAYDSISVIANALVRLASDTITPKRLLETILSSNFNGLSGKISFQGGDQLDSNSLPLRIINLVGKGYKELDFWTQDLDHPFSREGGEANSSRRTTKVLDGPVIWPGYLKRVPKGWEMPTDEKRLKIGIPANTSFDKFVKVDEAQIDPEKKYTGFCIDIFREVIKILEQNYSLPYDFHPYDGTYDELVDRVYTKTYDAVVGDMTILANRSRIVEFTQPFAESGLSMITPVKSREAYKAWLFMKPFTMEMWVVTGVILIYTMFIVWILEHQNNPEFQGSWKDQLGTTLWFTFSSLFFAHKEKINSNITRVVVVVWLMVVFVLTSSYTASLSSMLTVQRLEPNVTDIEWLKVHKLNVGCDGDSFVRKYLEDVLDFKKDNIKNISSQYAYPNEFQKGTISAAFLELPYEKVFMNRYCKKYTASNPLSRFGGLGFVFQKGSPIAADVSKAILTLSERGILQSLEDKWFPSSDECSTTDTTELSLQNFWALYVLCGATSTICFLLFLCRLLLKYFQQNAPSESAWRRTVELANYIHKVEIKIPDRASDFSQGSNRASSSGSPGWVLVSPSDAPEPSEASPPTAIQMI, via the exons ATGAATGTCCCATCCAATTCCGTTAACACAGCTCCAAAATCTCGTTTCCCCTGCTCTCTATTCATCGTCTTCCTTCTGATTCTCTCCCATGCATACATCATCGCAGCTGACTACAAACCCACAAATATTGGAGCAATCGTGGATGCTAGTTCCCGTAAaggcaaagaagaaaaaacagccaTGGAAATAGCAATTAGTAGGTTCAATAGGGATTCGAAGAATCTCCAGCTGTTTCTCCATTTCGGTAACTCCACCGGAGAACCCATTCAGGCAGCTTTCACTG CTCAAGAGCTGATTAAAGAGAAGGAAGTGGGGGTGATTGTGGGCACGGATACATGGCAGGAAGCAGCTTTAGTTGCTGATGTTGGAAACCGAGCTCAAGTGCCTGTTCTTTCATTAGCAGCATCAACCATTACCCCACCATTAAGGCAGATTAGGTGGCCTTTCTTGACACAAATGGGTAGCAATGTTTCTGAACAAATCAGATGTATTTCAGCTATTGTTGGCTCCTACCATTGGCAAAGGGTCATCGTAGTCTATGAAGATGATGCACATGGTGGTGATTCTGGGATGCTAGCTCCTTTATCTGAGGCTCTTCAATACTTCAGTACAGAGATCGAGTATACCGTGGTTCTTCCACCAATATCATCTTTATCTGACCCAAAAGAAGCCATCAATGAAGAGCTGATGAAGCTTCTCAGTATACAATCAAGAGTTTTCATTGTTCTCAAATCATCTCCATTGATGGCTACCCATTTGTTCCAAGAAGCAAGGCGAATGGGATTTATGGCGAGAGAGTCAGCCTGGATAATTACAGATACCATTTCGAGCTTCTTGGACTCCATTGACACTTCTGCTATCTCCTATATAGAAGGGGCTCTAGGAATTAAAACCTACTATTCCAAAACCAGTAGGCCCTTCCTAGAATTCTCTGCTCAGTTCcagaaaatgtttgaaaatgaaTACCCAGAAGAAGACAACACCAAGCCGGGAATTCATGCATTACGAGCATACGATAGCATTTCTGTCATCGCAAATGCCCTGGTGAGATTAGCTAGTGATACTATTACTCCAAAAAGGCTGTTAGAAACTATATTATCAAGCAATTTCAATGGTTTAAGTGGCAAAATTAGTTTCCAAGGGGGTGATCAATTGGATTCAAATTCGTTGCCATTGAGGATTATAAACCTTGTTGGAAAGGGCTACAAGGAGCTTGACTTTTGGACGCAGGACTTGGACCACCCTTTTAGCAGAGAAGGTGGAGAGGCAAATAGTAGTAGAAGAACTACAAAGGTTTTGGATGGTCCAGTGATTTGGCCAGGGTACCTGAAACGTGTTCCCAAGGGATGGGAGATGCCCACTGATGAAAAACGATTGAAGATAGGAATTCCAGCTAACACCTCTTTTGATAAGTTTGTGAAGGTGGACGAAGCTCAAATTGATCCTGAGAAAAAATATACTGGTTTCTGTATTGATATTTTCCGAGAGGTGATAAAAATTCTGGAGCAAAATTACTCTCTACCCTATGACTTCCATCCATATGATGGCACATATGACGAGCTGGTTGATCGTGTTTATACCAAG ACTTATGATGCTGTCGTTGGCGATATGACAATATTAGCAAACCGTTCAAGAATAGTGGAATTTACTCAGCCATTTGCTGAGTCAGGGTTGTCCATGATAACTCCAGTTAAATCTAGAGAAGCCTACAAGGCATGGCTGTTCATGAAGCCCTTCACCATGGAAATGTGGGTGGTGACTGGCGTTATCTTGATCTACACAATGTTTATAGTTTGGATATTGGAGCACCAAAACAATCCAGAATTTCAAGGCTCGTGGAAGGATCAGCTTGGCACTACACTTTGGTTCaccttctcttctcttttctttgctCACA AGGAAAAAATTAATAGCAACATTACTCGAGTGGTGGTAGTGGTGTGGCTAATGGTTGTTTTCGTTTTAACCTCAAGCTACACTGCTAGTCTCTCTTCAATGCTGACAGTCCAACGACTCGAACCCAATGTGACAGACATCGAGTGGCTTAAGGTTCACAAGTTAAACGTTGGTTGTGATGGTGATTCATTTGTGAGAAAGTACTTGGAGGATgttcttgattttaaaaaagaCAACATCAAGAATATTAGCAGCCAATATGCCTATCCTAACGAATTCCAGAAAGGCACTATCTCAGCAGCCTTTCTTGAACTCCCTTATGAAAAGGTTTTCATGAATCGGTACTGCAAGAAGTACACTGCCTCCAATCCCCTCAGCAGATTTGGAGGATTAGGCTTT GTATTTCAAAAAGGTTCTCCAATAGCTGCAGATGTCTCTAAAGCCATCCTAACCCTTTCAGAGAGAGGGATTCTACAATCATTAGAAGACAAGTGGTTCCCTAGCTCCGACGAGTGTTCCACTACTGACACTACTGAATTGAGCCTCCAGAACTTCTGGGCTCTTTATGTTCTATGTGGCGCCACTTCCACCATTTGTTTTCTGCTCTTCCTTTGTCGTCTCCTACTAAAATATTTTCAGCAAAATGCGCCAAGTGAAAGTGCCTGGAGAAGAACTGTTGAACTAGCAAATTACATCCACAAGGTAGAAATTAAGATTCCAGACAGAGCTTCAGATTTTTCTCAAGGGTCCAATAGGGCCTCTTCAAGTGGTTCTCCCGGGTGGGTATTAGTGAGCCCTTCTGATGCTCCTGAACCATCAGAGGCCTCTCCTCCAACTGCTATTCAAATGATATGA